CTTCACGCCGCCGGCGGTGAGGCCGGAGACGATGTACTTCTGCAGGAACAGGAACAGCGCCATCACGGGCAGGGCTGCCAGCACGGCGCCCGCCGCGAACACGCCCCAGTTCTCCGACCGGGTCTCCGAGACGTACCCGTACAGGCCCACGGCCAGGGTCTGCGCCTGCGGGTCGGTGAGCACCACCGAGGCGATCACGAACTCGGACACCGTGGAGATGAAGGACAGCAGCGCCACCACCGCGAGGATCGGCGTGACCAGGCGCAGGATGATGCGGAAGAAGATCTGCACATGGGAGGCGCCGTCCAGCTTCGCGGCCTCGTCCAGGGACGTGGGCACGGTGTTGAAGAAGCCGTACATCAGGTAGGTGTTCACGCCCAGCGCGCCGCCGAGGTACACCATGATCAGACCCAGATGGGTGCCGATGCCCAGGGCGGGCACGATGTCCCCGATCCAGTTCAGCAGCAGGAAGATCGCGACGACGGCCAGGAGCTGCGGGAACATCTGCACCAGCAGCAGGGTCAGC
This Micrococcus flavus DNA region includes the following protein-coding sequences:
- a CDS encoding sugar ABC transporter permease — translated: MAAALAAQEADPIRWDDDGPSGSQRGFGRWLREDGWRHAVGVLASAFSLFPLLYVLSASFDPTGTMASSNTLFSAFSTQNYVDLFQDQQRPFGRWFLNTLIIGVVTSVATVFLGALAAYAFSRMRFRGRRVGLLTLLLVQMFPQLLAVVAIFLLLNWIGDIVPALGIGTHLGLIMVYLGGALGVNTYLMYGFFNTVPTSLDEAAKLDGASHVQIFFRIILRLVTPILAVVALLSFISTVSEFVIASVVLTDPQAQTLAVGLYGYVSETRSENWGVFAAGAVLAALPVMALFLFLQKYIVSGLTAGGVKG